The region ttaaattaaaaataaactatgtactataatttttataatataaatactttAATTTGTAAGATGCTGATTACTAGATTTTTTAAAGCCGTATGCTTTAATAATTGAGGCAAATGCCTCCCTactcttttttattattaattaaggaataaaatattattaatattacataatatatattaaggaataaatataaaatattatattaaaatatctatctacatatttatatatttatatttggaAATGGAATTTCAAAAAAACACCTGTAGGTTGCCACACTTGGTTAtcacatttattaaaataaaaatgttgtgTTAAAATGATTGATATTGTATaattgatattatttttaggTATCTTGCtataaaaagatatataaattaaaaaaaaaagttaaaaaaataatgacgAGATTAAcaatattcaattaaaacttaaaactcAAAAGTAAATAACAAAACAGATCTTATTAACAAagactttaaatatttatacaaattaaaaaacaaaggaaaaagCTTTATATTTGGATTTCGCTAACAAGTCATGAAAAATTTAACCTGCTATGACGAAAAGTGGGCTTCCCCTTAGCTAGTTTACAAGAATTTATGGATATTACAGAAAAGCTTGAATGATTCCTTGTCTTAAATTACCTTTAAAATGTCACTCCACCTCATTCATTGTTCTCGTGTGGGATTTACTTTGCCGACTTGAGATTTGTAGATCATTTGAGACGGACGATGTGTGTTCTCTTATCAAATAGATGAGGGGATCCACGGGTGAACCACTGGACCTCTGAGGTCTAAGCTAGACCGGCCGGGATTCCCTGTTGGGGATTCATCTGCCAATATTGATAAGCTACCGAATCTTGCTATAAAAGAGCTCTCTCCGCGGTTCCAGCCACATTCAGCTGACAAAGTCAAATCGAAGCAAAATGCATTCCTCTACCGCTTTCCTGTTCCTTGGCCTGGCCTGTGTCTGCCTCATCTCCAGTGCTCTGGCTTATCCTTACCCGGAACCTCAAGGACCTATTGATCTGCAGCCTCAACCCTTGGCGGTAAGTTCATGGGCACAGACATATATGGAGtaagatttttatttgaatttcattGTACAGTATTCCCCCGATTTTGACAACGTGGCCATGCCCCGAGTGCGCCGCCAGATTCAGTTGaacggcggcggcggtggcagcCCCAAGCAGGGATTCGACTTGAACCTCAACACCCGGGTCCCCGTCTGGCAGAGCAACAATGGTCGCCACTCCTTCGACGCCACGGGCCAGTACGGCCAGCATCTGGGCGGTCCTTATGGCAACAGTCGCCCTCAATGGGGCGCTGGCGGAGTCTATACCTTCAGGTTCTAGAAAGTGTTTCCCTAATTTAATACTATTTATTGtttgaagaaagaaaaaattaaatattcaacCGAAAGTCACTGTTTATTTAGTTCCAAGcataatcaaaattaaattcctTATCAGTCTGATTGAAGACAAAGATTGTGGAATCGGGACGGGGAACTGAAACCTAAAAAGTtagaaacaaacaaataagatAAAGCAAGTGGATGGGGATATCACTAAAAACTCACCCCTTCCAAGTCATCCAAGCCGCCCACAGATCGACCTTGGATGAGGTCAAAGATGTAGAGAATAAACCAGACACTCAGTAGACCCAACATTCCGCCCGGAGATGCTCTGACCGACTGAATTCACGTTTTGAAACCGAAAAGCCTATGACCCTGAGTTTCAAAACCTGATAAGAGGCCGATAAGGTGGCGAGTGGATGTGTGTCAAGAGCCAAGACTAGACCAGGCCAGGCCCGATCCGAGCTGAAACCCGAGACCAGGTCAAAGCTAAAACAGACAGAGTGCCAAACCCAGATGAACTGTATTAAATTTGGGGAACGTGCAATTGGCAGTCAAATTTGGCACGTTTTCTGTTGAAATCGAAaagaagccaaaacaaaaccagCACAACGAATCCAAACAATAACAGCAccaatgaaaaaataaatgaaaaacaaatttaaatgttAGAAGCAACACAACAATGAAGGTCAGGCTATGATGACTTTTCCCCCCatcctgaaaaaaaaactgaaaatatcTGCAAAAAGCCGAAACCAACAAGAAATTTCGTTGCGCTTTTGCCtccgtttttgtttttttttattcatttttttcgaGCCTGACCCGTGTTGTCTTGGCTTAACTGGGCAAGTTGCTGTCTGATAGCTTCAATTTCTGGCcaattttccttttaataCTCTGCTCATGGGGTATAGTTATGTAAGTGGTTAAGTGTTTTTTAAGGAATTTATTAAGGATTTAGAGATGTCTTAGGTAAACTGCAAAGATTTGTAATGTTTcatttactttaaaatttaaataaaaaactgttttatcaggttcttcaaaaaaatattaaaatatcagAAAGCATTTGCTTCGAACTTAAATAGCAAAAACTTAGCAAATAGCaagacttaaaaaaataactatttaAAGAGtatttcttggaagtatatACTCCAAAAGTAACCCTTTTTCTTCAGAGGGTGCTGCTGCGCTTTCCTCCTCTGTTTTTCATGTCATTTTCATATGGAGAGTGCTCCAATTTGAGTGGAAGAGCTATTTTCTAAATCAATGCGCAAATTGTCAAAGTCAAAAGCGAGGGAACTTCTTTTGTTTGGCTTCAGTCTGGCTTTTCTTTGCGGGAAAATTGGCCCCGCTCCGAAAATTGTAGCATCGTCGTTGGAAGGAGGGGTAGACGGATTGAATGACGGTGGGTGGATTGTTTTCCAAATTGCACATGTGGCATGCAACTCATTTGTCAAGTGGCAAATCAGTTTAGGCCAAAGCCAAGCGGCCAAAGAGCCATATAGCCATATAGCCGAATAGCCAGAATGCAGCGATGGAGAGCCAGAAAAGACTGAGTTGACGATAAAATCTACTTTGCATTTACCATGTACTTGAAGTTTTCCCGGCGAATCGGCGAAGTTTTCCCCGTTGCCGTTTGATCGTGACGATCGACGGCATTTCCCACGCAAACTTGCCTTGTGGACTTGGCTCAGATTGCagcaagttaaattgtttgacACACTCAACACTCGGCTCTCGGCTCTTGTCTTTGATTGTATCGGAAACCGAACAAACATGGCCAAAAATTTATGCTCTCCATAAGCCAAGTTTCTAATGAGCCCAAGTGGGTGTGTGGGTTAAAGAAAGTCGGCAGTCGACAGTTGGCGGATGGCGGATGGCGGCTGACAGGGGCACTAAAAATCCATCCACCGCCACTAATGGCTTTTTAATGAAGGCCGCTACTTGGCAGAACTTGGCAATTTTGTCAGCCTCAAGTGAGACTAAGTAACTCAAATTAAGCGAATTAATTATGACTGGCGACTTGGGTGTGGAAAACTAAGCCGCAGGGATTTGTGTAGTTAGTGGGCGGATGGAAGAGAAATGGCCAGAGACCGGGCTGGAGCCAGAGTGGAAAAGTGCAAAAGTTAGCAGGTGCCAGGCGGGCTTTTGGCTTTTCGCATTTGCATTTGACATTTGCCAAGATGCGCCAAACCGAAACCCCGAAAACTgtaagttgcaagttgcaatcTGCAAATGCAGTGACTCCCTCAAGAGTCTAGCCGAAACGAAAAAAAGCGGGATCGCGGCATTTTGGCCTGCTTACtgcatttggccaaaatgtcTATAGTTCAATTGCTGATATTTTGGCCAGACACACGACGAAACACGTGACCTATGCAACAAAGCAGCAGACGATGGTTGCGTGACACGAAAAGAGGAGCGGAATCGGGGTCACCAGGGCAGGAAAAATTGAGATATAGGCTTATTGGCGTGTGCGAGaagtattttgtatttgataaaataactgtctaaaattataataatttcttattttcttataaaagttttatatataaaagtTATATTATTATGCTTTTCAAGgtcttttttagtttaaactttaaacggacatatatttaattcaattcaattaaacGGACATATATAAGTAAGGCAACTATTAttaattcttttttatatacatttgGTGTCTCAATTTCTTCTTTTAATACAATATTATACAGGAATATAGTAATATTATACAttattatacagtacatatttttataaactaaaTTAAAGTAAATGTAAAAATGTGAGTACAAAGGTCTCCTCAAGGTCTCCAACACATTGTTCATTTAATGCCAGATTTTTCTGTTCCTCAATCATAGACAATTATGATTTATAAATATGTTGCttaaattggtttttaatATATGTAGTTACATATTGAGCATAAAATTCCTAAATTTTTAACAGGAATAAGTACCTTTAGTAACGTTTTCCAAAATACTGTTAATTGGCAACCTCTATTTAGTCACGCTGCCACCACTAAAGATTTCGTCAAGCTTGCGATGGGCAATagtttaataaattgtttgacttcgatttaaaataaatcgaCATCAAAAGCTGCACAAATCTTTCAACGTAGAACACCATTTGGTTGGCCCCCTAATGAAGGTTGCAGATGgtggttgttgctgctgtgccattgatgttgctgttgtcatGCAAATTGGACTCACGTTTTGCGCATTAAGCAACCGTCAATTGTTTCGGCAAATGCAATGATTGAGTTCTTGGCACCTGGCCAAGCCCCCACGGCCCTTAGCTCCCCCAGGACCCCAGAGACCCCATCGAGTCCCCcataatattcttttttttgttgtaaccCATCAAGGCCCGCATGTGTTGCTGTTAGAGTGGTTGGCTAATTGGAGTCCAGCAGCAAGTTGCAAAAACCTGGCCAGAAACAAGGAATGATGCCTCAACTTCATCTCGATCTTAACAGTAAAAATgaagacaaaaatatttaccgTAACGCATTAAGAGAACAAGAACAAAGCTACGATACTGATGTTGTTGCAACTTGtgatgcagttgcagttgcagctaTCGGTATCAATAGTAATTTGAGGCGGCCTCTTGGGGGCGGAGATGGAGGAGATGGCGGATGGTGTCGTAGGTCAGCCCAAGCCAACTACAATTTGCGGCCTAGAAGCAACATCGGCAGCAACTGCAGTcgcagccacagccacagcaactgcaacagcaacagccactgcaactgcaactgcagcacCAACATTGCAATGACGATTTGTAGCCAATTATCTCGAATATTCTATTGAAATTGTGGCTGTGTGTGTCGGTATCTCCCGATTGGCATCTCCAGCAGGCTAAGTTCTGGTCTCCGGCCACTCCACTCTCTCCCCAATTTCTCCCCAGCTTGTCACAAATGACCACTGCGAGTCCGGAAAGCCCGACCACTCCGGCAAGTGGCTGCCAATCGATGGAGAATCTGAAGGCCCGCAGCCTTTGCAGCCTCCAGCTAAGGTCGTCGTCTCCATTCGATTCCCACAGCCTGACGCATCCTTGTCATGTCCTATTAATCATCCCTCAGATCCGACAACCCATCCGAAGAGGTCAACTGCAACTGAAAGCTGCAGCTGCAACAGCACGCGCTGGCTGACCtttgcagcaacaacagcaatctGACATTCATACGTTAATTTTAGCTTGTTGCATCAGTCAAAGTGCATGTGTCATTGTCTTTGGTTTACACTTGACTGCAAAAGTTGGCCAAGCTACAATATTAAATCGTTAACAAGTAAGAGGATTTTAGCTTAAAACATAAACCCATACATAAAAGCATATACAATTAACTATAGTCACAAATCTTAGAACAAGATAAAAAATGGTTaattaagaatataaaaatcatTGTCGTACCTCCTACAACTTGTTTAT is a window of Drosophila bipectinata strain 14024-0381.07 chromosome 2R, DbipHiC1v2, whole genome shotgun sequence DNA encoding:
- the DptB gene encoding diptericin A, coding for MHSSTAFLFLGLACVCLISSALAYPYPEPQGPIDLQPQPLAYSPDFDNVAMPRVRRQIQLNGGGGGSPKQGFDLNLNTRVPVWQSNNGRHSFDATGQYGQHLGGPYGNSRPQWGAGGVYTFRF
- the LOC108132045 gene encoding uncharacterized protein → MLGLLSVWFILYIFDLIQGRSVGGLDDLEGVSVPRPDSTIFVFNQTDKEFNFDYAWN